The region GTCGTAGGAGAAGCCTCTTTCGTAACTCTCGTTCGACAGGAACCTCGCTATGCACCCCGGGTCCGAGAGCAGTATAagcagcaggtccagcagGCATTTTTTCTGCTCCAGCGTCGAGTCTTCCGAGAATACCAGCTCCAGCGTCCTCCCGAACTGCAGGCtgttcagcaggtacttCGCTATCCTAGCGTCGTgcgtcagcagcttcatCAGCCTGAAGTTGTGGTCCTCCTGCTCATACTCCATGTTCGTGTACACGAACTTTGTCAGCGTCTCCAGCGTGTTGTAGTCCAGGTACTCCTTGAAGAGCAGCTCGTTGCACGCGAACTTACTCAGCATTGCTATCGTCTCGTCCATTCTCTTTCCTGACTTGTCCACGTCCACCAGgtaatttaagtttttcttcaggttctgTATCTTTTCGTACTGCTCGTTAACCATCAGGTAGTTTGTCAGTTCGTGCATCGTCTTATATGTTCCGCTTCTCGTCTCCTTAAATCCCTTACTGCCGCTCCACCCTCCGCTTCCGTTCGTTATCTGCTCACACAGGCTCTCCGATGCTATTGTGTGCTTGTTCAAGTCCAGTATTTCCTTTCCGTAGTACACATTCTTGTTAAACGTGTTCCACGTTGCGAACCTTTTGAAGCTCTTTTTAAACGCCAGCACCAGGTACGATATTGCTTTGAAGCTTCCTACTACCAGAATCCTGTCCACGAATATCCTACTCTTCGATTCCAGTGACTCAGTGTCCACGAATACCATATTCTTTCCATAATTGTCAACCAAGCTCAGCTGTTTGTACTTCAATAACCCTTTTTCGTCCACTAACCTTACAAACACTCTCAAGTCACTTCCTTCCGGTTTTACTGACGTTTCCGATACGAAATCCACTGTCCTTTCTTCCAATTTAAGACTTACACTTGCACCTTCATCCAATATTACCAGACTGTGAAAGATTATAGGTCCATTATAGAATGTAAATTCCTCATAGTATACTGCGTTCTCCGAATTTTTTTGGAATCTCACTTGCTTATCCGAATCTTCTTTTGATTTGTGAACCGTGTCGTAGTACACTACCTTTGTGTCTTCAACACTTGGTATTAGTCCCAAATCAACCATTTTTGTCTTTATATTTCAattaaactttaaatttattcacCTTTTTGCGATATAATATCAATAGATATTCTCAACGATTCTACTTTTAATTTGACACAATTACAAtcattatattatacatatacatataatttatcatattattcatttataaacgacaatatatattataacaaCCTGTCCATCAATTAATTGTCATTTGTACGGCACAGTTGTGTATGAGATACTACTCACATcatatttcattttttgtgCCATATATACCTCATACATTGTATACATTTTACTACTATATTAGTTTTGAGACCAATGAGCCTATATATGACCCTTCCGATATTTCATATGCCAGGTTCGTGTGTAGGCActtgatgtgtaaaaagtCCTTCGACCCTGCTATTCCGTGTATTCGCAGCGTGTTCAGTATCGCCAATCCCTTGAACAAAATGTGATTTTGTTCCTTTTTACTCCTTTTTCCTCCACCTTCATCCATTCTAACGTACTGCATCTTTCTATTCAACCCTTCCTCTTCCATAACAGTTCTGAATACGTTCGAGTTAAATATCATGTTATATAAAACTTCTATCAGTACTGGGTGTGTTAGTTGATATCTTCTAACTAGGTATGACAGGTTATCTTCTATTATATTCCTTACAAATTCTTCACTCTTTCCGCCTTTACCTTGGTTATTGTACTCTTTTATTTGTTCATCCATAATGCTCTGAATAACTTTTATCATACCATCCGACTCTAGCTTCGACACTCTCGTTATTAGATTCTTATCTGTCAGCCAATATGTTGTTGGAAATGGCTTAAATTTTACCATTTTTTCCAGTGTTGTTCCATATTCCTCTACCAATTTACTCATCACATCAGCGTCAAACATACCATTATCGTCACATCCTCCTTTGGAATAATCATCCAAATTTTCATCAGTTATAttacttttaattattgAGGCTAGTGAATATAGTTCCTCACTAACTACAGAGTCGCCATTTTCTTCAAGCATAATGCTTACCAACTCGAACACAAGATCTGATAGATGGCCTGATTGGCTATCTCTTCTCTCGTACCATTTTTCTGAGCCTCCTATTATATTTTCCATTGGATATTTTGAACTTGACGAGTATAATTTTTGATTAAACTCGTACGATCTATAATCCTTATCCATATTTTCTGatattttcctttttttctgAACATCAGGGTGTTCATATTCATACTCTCGGTGCTTTGACAATACAAATGGAACAACCACTCCCACTAATGAATACCTATCTTCACTTTTCAAACACTTTGTACATTCAAATGCTCTATTTTCTCTCCACTTATCCGATAGACTTTTGAACTCTGATTTAACGTCTAcctcttttttatttgtcGAATTGAATGCGCacat is a window of Theileria orientalis strain Shintoku DNA, chromosome 2, complete genome DNA encoding:
- a CDS encoding uncharacterized protein (protein of unknown function DUF501 family protein), with the translated sequence MNSHLHNKTSSNESYTHSKVLKETLHFKFVKYLDIFCILWLILNKRLKVYNCRSQKALIDRINAACNNKIESFQISRDLILEYIKNTSFHGVIAAFISKIESKFNFNKRKYSRLEPLSYEDFELCNVVLGREPFGLYSVVKKCMCAFNSTNKKEVDVKSEFKSLSDKWRENRAFECTKCLKSEDRYSLVGVVVPFVLSKHREYEYEHPDVQKKRKISENMDKDYRSYEFNQKLYSSSSKYPMENIIGGSEKWYERRDSQSGHLSDLVFELVSIMLEENGDSVVSEELYSLASIIKSNITDENLDDYSKGGCDDNGMFDADVMSKLVEEYGTTLEKMVKFKPFPTTYWLTDKNLITRVSKLESDGMIKVIQSIMDEQIKEYNNQGKGGKSEEFVRNIIEDNLSYLVRRYQLTHPVLIEVLYNMIFNSNVFRTVMEEEGLNRKMQYVRMDEGGGKRSKKEQNHILFKGLAILNTLRIHGIAGSKDFLHIKCLHTNLAYEISEGSYIGSLVSKLI